One Marinibacterium anthonyi genomic region harbors:
- the gadB gene encoding Glutamate decarboxylase, with product MTDRTPFPATGRSWSDLQAEIRDRSAGDLAWKDGRSPVFVFRNDQKTYEVGRDAYFECFSENALGRARAFFGIGSMEKDVLDFGLDLFNAPESGAGAFTSGGSESIFIAMKAARDAVRARTGLGRGEPLNLVVPITVHPAFDKAADAMDLDMRRAPLRADRRVDVAAMAGLIDDHTVAIVGSAPCFPHGVIDPIDELSALALDAGVWLHVDACVGGWIAPFFTRNGRPTPDFDFRFGGVRSISADLHKFGFCPKPASTVFYRDGADLDRATFTADAWPSGRFSTATLAGTRPGGAVAGAWAVLNHLGTDGYLDAARRLADMVDRYCAGIEAIEGLELWARPDVSIINYGAQTLNILAVAERMHGLGWLPGLTKAPRGMHAMLSMLHDGQAREDYLRDLRTCVEDVRKDPMQTSSLEAVY from the coding sequence ATGACCGACCGCACACCCTTTCCGGCCACGGGCCGCAGCTGGAGCGACCTTCAGGCCGAGATCCGCGATCGTTCGGCCGGGGATCTTGCGTGGAAGGACGGGCGGTCGCCGGTTTTCGTGTTCCGCAATGACCAGAAGACCTACGAGGTGGGCCGCGACGCCTATTTCGAATGTTTCAGCGAGAATGCGCTGGGGCGGGCAAGGGCGTTTTTCGGCATCGGGTCGATGGAAAAGGACGTGCTGGATTTCGGGCTGGACCTGTTCAACGCGCCCGAAAGCGGGGCGGGGGCGTTCACCTCGGGTGGCAGCGAAAGCATCTTCATCGCCATGAAGGCCGCGCGCGACGCAGTGCGCGCCCGCACCGGTCTGGGGCGGGGCGAACCGCTGAACCTGGTGGTGCCGATCACCGTGCACCCGGCCTTCGACAAGGCCGCCGATGCCATGGACCTTGACATGCGCCGCGCGCCGCTGCGCGCCGACCGGCGGGTCGACGTGGCGGCGATGGCCGGTCTGATCGACGACCATACCGTCGCCATTGTCGGATCCGCCCCCTGTTTCCCGCATGGGGTCATCGACCCGATCGACGAGCTGAGCGCGCTGGCACTTGATGCCGGTGTCTGGCTGCATGTCGACGCCTGCGTCGGCGGCTGGATCGCGCCGTTCTTCACCCGCAATGGCCGCCCCACGCCGGATTTCGACTTTCGCTTCGGCGGCGTCCGGTCGATCTCGGCCGACCTGCACAAGTTCGGCTTCTGCCCAAAGCCCGCGTCCACCGTGTTCTACCGCGATGGCGCGGACCTGGACCGCGCGACCTTCACCGCCGACGCCTGGCCCAGCGGCCGCTTTTCGACCGCGACGCTGGCGGGCACCCGTCCGGGCGGGGCCGTGGCCGGGGCCTGGGCGGTGCTGAACCACCTCGGGACGGATGGCTACCTGGACGCCGCGCGCCGGTTGGCCGACATGGTCGATCGCTACTGCGCCGGGATCGAGGCCATCGAAGGGCTGGAACTGTGGGCGCGGCCGGACGTGTCGATCATCAACTACGGGGCGCAGACGCTGAACATCCTGGCGGTGGCAGAACGGATGCACGGCCTGGGCTGGCTGCCGGGCCTGACCAAGGCGCCGCGCGGCATGCACGCGATGCTGTCGATGCTGCATGACGGGCAGGCCCGCGAGGATTACCTGCGCGACCTGCGAACCTGCGTGGAGGACGTGCGCAAGGACCCGATGCAGACATCCTCGCTCGAAGCGGTGTACTGA
- the mcbR_3 gene encoding HTH-type transcriptional regulator McbR has translation MAETLEQMLRTASAETEMQTVDRAATLAEQVYDRLRHGLLVGVWEPGQKITARGVCKDLGVSLTPAREAMMRLGNEGALDVSATRTYSAASLTLDEYREISNIRLALEPMAVEAAAGLIAAETIDVLEEINEDLALANREERFRDALRLDSEFHLTIYRASAQPTLTAIIDRLWLRAGPTRNRLSHAYRRTLAGYDNHKAVTDALRAGDAPRARAAISRDLREGTRRIIEQMEQMADKA, from the coding sequence ATGGCAGAAACGCTGGAACAGATGCTGAGGACGGCAAGTGCCGAGACCGAGATGCAGACCGTCGACCGGGCGGCGACGCTGGCCGAACAGGTCTATGACCGGCTGCGCCACGGGCTGCTGGTCGGCGTCTGGGAGCCGGGCCAGAAGATCACCGCGCGCGGGGTCTGCAAGGATCTGGGCGTCAGCCTGACGCCCGCGCGCGAGGCGATGATGCGGCTGGGCAACGAAGGCGCGCTGGATGTGTCGGCCACCCGCACCTATTCCGCCGCCTCGCTGACGCTGGACGAATACCGCGAGATTTCGAACATCCGCCTGGCGTTGGAGCCGATGGCGGTCGAGGCCGCCGCCGGCCTGATCGCGGCCGAGACGATCGACGTGCTGGAGGAGATCAACGAGGACCTCGCGCTGGCCAACCGCGAGGAGCGGTTCCGCGACGCGCTGCGGCTGGATTCCGAATTCCACCTGACGATCTACCGCGCCTCGGCCCAGCCGACGCTGACCGCGATCATCGACCGGTTGTGGCTGCGCGCCGGGCCGACGCGCAATCGCTTGTCGCATGCCTATCGCAGGACGCTGGCCGGCTACGACAACCACAAGGCCGTGACCGACGCGCTGCGCGCCGGCGATGCCCCGCGCGCGCGCGCCGCCATCTCGCGCGACCTGAGGGAAGGCACGCGCCGCATCATCGAACAGATGGAACAGATGGCGGACAAGGCCTGA
- the yhdY_1 gene encoding Inner membrane amino-acid ABC transporter permease protein YhdY, protein MHARAHPVVEGVRSLVSSPLAAIMNLAALAAFVAILKPLIEWGLIDAVWTGDSGADCPPGSGACWAFIHDKLRLIFFGRFPGPEQWRAGVATALMVALVMASLTPPFWGRRLVMGWGAGLVVYFVLMAGGILGLTPVPSTDWGGLPLTVLLTVFGSGLGLVLSVPVALARVSRLPVFRIAATIYVEAVRGVPLISVLFMASVLLPVVLPEGLTPGGIGRALAGIVVFFAAYMAEVLRGGLQSLDKGQYEAAAALGMRYWPVMLKVVLPQAFVIVLPAIVNMLISALKGTSLVVIVSMMDLLGTTRAALADPDWIGFYVEAYVFAGLIYAIMCGGVSWYGRRIEKRFVSAREHKN, encoded by the coding sequence ATGCACGCGCGTGCCCATCCGGTGGTCGAGGGGGTCAGGAGCCTCGTCAGTTCGCCCCTGGCGGCGATCATGAACCTGGCCGCGCTGGCCGCCTTCGTGGCGATCCTGAAGCCGTTGATCGAATGGGGGCTGATCGATGCGGTCTGGACCGGCGACAGCGGCGCCGATTGCCCGCCGGGCAGCGGCGCCTGCTGGGCCTTCATCCACGACAAGTTGCGCCTGATCTTCTTCGGTCGTTTCCCGGGGCCCGAACAATGGCGCGCGGGCGTCGCGACGGCGCTGATGGTCGCGCTGGTCATGGCCTCGCTGACGCCGCCGTTCTGGGGGCGCCGATTGGTGATGGGCTGGGGCGCGGGGCTGGTCGTTTACTTCGTGCTGATGGCCGGCGGGATCCTGGGGCTGACCCCGGTGCCCAGCACCGATTGGGGCGGTCTGCCGCTGACGGTGCTGCTGACGGTCTTCGGGTCCGGCCTTGGGCTGGTCCTGTCGGTGCCGGTGGCCCTGGCGCGGGTGTCGCGGCTGCCGGTCTTCCGGATCGCCGCCACGATTTATGTCGAGGCCGTGCGGGGCGTGCCTCTGATCAGCGTGCTGTTCATGGCCTCGGTGCTTTTGCCGGTGGTCCTGCCCGAAGGGCTGACCCCGGGGGGCATCGGCCGGGCGCTGGCCGGCATCGTGGTTTTCTTTGCCGCCTACATGGCCGAGGTGCTGCGCGGCGGGTTGCAATCGCTGGACAAGGGACAATACGAGGCCGCCGCCGCATTGGGCATGCGCTACTGGCCGGTGATGCTGAAGGTGGTGCTGCCGCAGGCCTTCGTCATCGTGCTGCCGGCCATCGTGAACATGCTGATCAGCGCGCTGAAGGGCACGTCGCTGGTGGTGATCGTGTCGATGATGGATCTGCTGGGCACCACGCGGGCCGCCCTGGCCGATCCGGACTGGATCGGGTTCTACGTCGAAGCCTATGTCTTTGCCGGTCTGATCTACGCGATCATGTGCGGCGGCGTGTCGTGGTATGGGCGACGGATCGAAAAGCGCTTTGTCAGCGCCCGTGAACACAAGAACTGA
- the yecS_1 gene encoding Inner membrane amino-acid ABC transporter permease protein YecS codes for MKSLALSLGAPFGGRLAARLRQRDVQVQIAFVGLVALVVISMIHTASGIEGRDGAQSGFGFLWGRANFELGESLIPYRAGDTYARAFAVGILNTLKVAVCGIVLSTLLGLLIALGQLSPSVLTARFCRVYIEVFRNMPLLLQLIFWHTFLVRGLPVVRNALSPLPGVYLTNRGLYIPAIEGHAAYGWMALALVAGTAGAVMVARYLHRHDRALSGRLRAGIVLAPPLVVFLAFGAPFTVDIPELAGFNFRGGWTLTPEFAAMVIGLTLYTAAFNAEIIRAGILGIPKGQSEAGYALGLHRRQVMRLIVIPQTLRIITPPMTNSYLNLTKESSLAVAIGYPEVVRVANITLAETNRAIECVALIMIIYLALSLVISALLNLVNARAQLEQR; via the coding sequence GTGAAGTCCCTCGCCCTCTCCCTGGGCGCCCCTTTCGGGGGGCGCCTGGCCGCCCGCCTGCGGCAGCGCGACGTGCAGGTGCAGATCGCCTTTGTCGGCCTGGTCGCGCTGGTGGTCATCAGCATGATCCACACCGCGTCCGGTATCGAGGGTCGGGACGGGGCGCAATCGGGCTTTGGCTTCCTGTGGGGCAGGGCAAATTTCGAACTGGGCGAAAGCCTGATCCCCTATCGCGCGGGCGACACCTATGCCCGCGCCTTCGCGGTGGGGATCCTGAACACGCTTAAGGTCGCCGTCTGCGGCATCGTGCTGTCGACACTGCTGGGCCTTCTGATCGCGCTGGGGCAATTGTCGCCCAGCGTGCTGACCGCCCGGTTCTGCCGGGTCTACATCGAAGTCTTTCGCAACATGCCGCTGCTGCTGCAGCTGATCTTCTGGCACACGTTCCTGGTCCGTGGCCTGCCGGTGGTACGCAATGCGCTGTCGCCCCTGCCGGGGGTCTACCTGACCAACCGGGGGCTTTATATCCCCGCCATCGAGGGGCATGCGGCCTATGGCTGGATGGCACTGGCGCTGGTGGCGGGCACCGCCGGGGCGGTGATGGTTGCGCGCTATTTGCACCGCCATGACCGGGCGCTCTCGGGACGCCTGCGCGCCGGGATCGTTCTGGCGCCTCCGCTTGTCGTCTTCCTGGCCTTCGGTGCGCCTTTCACGGTGGACATCCCGGAACTCGCCGGCTTCAACTTTCGCGGCGGCTGGACGCTCACCCCCGAATTCGCCGCGATGGTGATCGGGCTGACGCTGTACACCGCCGCCTTCAACGCCGAGATCATCCGCGCCGGTATCCTGGGTATTCCCAAGGGCCAGAGCGAGGCGGGCTATGCCCTGGGCCTGCACCGCAGGCAGGTCATGCGCCTGATCGTCATCCCGCAGACCCTGCGCATCATCACGCCGCCGATGACCAATTCCTACCTGAACCTGACCAAGGAAAGCTCGCTTGCCGTGGCCATCGGTTACCCGGAGGTGGTGCGCGTCGCCAACATCACCCTGGCCGAAACCAACCGCGCCATCGAATGCGTGGCGCTGATCATGATCATCTACCTTGCGCTCAGCCTGGTCATCTCGGCCCTGCTGAACCTGGTCAATGCCCGCGCGCAGCTGGAGCAACGTTGA
- the aapJ_1 gene encoding General L-amino acid-binding periplasmic protein AapJ precursor, producing MRLRLLTTMAAALGLGASGAMAADLLDEIKDRGELSCGTMDYLAGVGFLDDNGNWSGFDVDFCKAASAAIFGTPDKVTFVALTGTQMFPSLSSGEIDILSRSVTETISRDTTLGFTFIGPNMLTGQGLMVHKSTGATDYDQMDGATICVLAGTVTERYLADYFTANGMTFTPVAAESGDQLFSMYFDNRCDAVTMEPPYLAIRRQKMAATPEDHVIFNDVIAKSYEAPLIREGSPRFHKLLQWMHYGMVTAEELGVTSENVDDMAARSTDPRVQRLLGVDGNIGESMGVSNDWMVNVIKAVGNYGEFYDRNLGANSPLQVPRGLNALVRDGGALTAPGWQ from the coding sequence ATGAGACTGCGTCTTTTGACGACGATGGCGGCCGCGCTGGGGCTGGGAGCTTCCGGTGCCATGGCCGCGGATCTCCTGGACGAGATCAAGGACCGGGGCGAACTCAGCTGCGGCACGATGGATTACCTGGCCGGCGTGGGCTTTCTGGATGACAACGGCAACTGGAGCGGCTTTGACGTCGATTTCTGCAAAGCCGCCTCGGCCGCGATCTTCGGCACGCCGGACAAGGTGACGTTCGTGGCGCTGACCGGGACGCAGATGTTCCCGTCGCTGTCCTCGGGCGAGATCGACATCCTGTCGCGCAGCGTGACCGAGACGATTTCCCGCGATACCACGCTGGGGTTCACGTTTATCGGTCCCAACATGCTGACGGGGCAGGGGCTGATGGTGCACAAGTCGACCGGCGCCACCGATTACGACCAGATGGACGGCGCCACGATCTGCGTTCTGGCCGGCACGGTGACCGAACGCTACCTGGCCGATTACTTTACCGCCAACGGCATGACCTTCACCCCCGTCGCGGCCGAAAGCGGCGATCAGCTGTTTTCGATGTATTTCGACAACCGCTGCGACGCCGTCACGATGGAGCCGCCCTACCTGGCGATCCGCCGCCAGAAGATGGCCGCGACCCCCGAAGACCACGTGATCTTCAACGACGTGATCGCCAAATCCTACGAGGCGCCTTTGATCCGCGAAGGTTCGCCCCGGTTCCACAAGCTTTTGCAGTGGATGCATTACGGCATGGTCACCGCCGAGGAACTGGGCGTGACCAGCGAGAATGTCGATGACATGGCCGCCAGGTCCACCGACCCGCGCGTGCAGCGACTGCTGGGCGTTGACGGCAATATCGGCGAGTCGATGGGCGTGTCCAACGACTGGATGGTCAACGTGATCAAGGCGGTCGGGAATTACGGCGAATTCTACGACCGGAACCTGGGCGCCAACAGTCCGCTGCAGGTGCCGCGCGGGCTGAACGCCCTGGTCCGTGACGGCGGCGCGCTGACGGCTCCGGGCTGGCAGTGA